A window of Pomacea canaliculata isolate SZHN2017 linkage group LG3, ASM307304v1, whole genome shotgun sequence contains these coding sequences:
- the LOC112560075 gene encoding vesicle-associated membrane protein 7-like, which yields MPILFSVIARGTTVLAKYASCAGNFTEVTEQILAKIPQNENSKLTYSHGSYLFHYIAEEKIIYLCITDDDFERSKAFSFLNEIKRRFQSQYGMRAQTALPYAMNSEFSRIMATQMRLASDEKPDQLSKVQDEVDELKGIMVRNIDQIAERGERLELLVDKTEDLSAHSVTFKKTSRGLARSLWWKNIKITVIIVIVVIVLIYFIVSAACGGLDWPCTHK from the exons ATGCCAATCCTCTTCAGTGTGATTGCTCGTGGCACAACAGTGTTGGCTAAATATGCTAGCTGTGCTGGGAACTTTACAGAAGTTACAGAACAAATCTTGGCCAAAATCCCACAAAATGAAAACTCAAAGCTGACATATTCACATGGAAG CTATCTGTTTCATTatattgcagaagaaaaaatcaTATACCTCTGCATCACAGATGAT GACTTTGAAaggtcaaaagccttctcattCCTTAATGAAATAAAGCGAAG atTTCAGAGCCAGTATGGTATGCGAGCTCAGACAGCACTGCCATATGCCATGAACAGCGAATTCTCCAGAATAATGGCTACACAAATG CGGCTTGCCTCTGATGAAAAGCCAGACCAGTTGAGCAAAGTCCAGGATGAAGTGGATGAGCTGAAGGGAATCATGGTCCGCAACATAG ATCAGATAGCAGAGCGGGGagaacgtttggaactgcttgtAGATAAGACCGAAGACCTCAGTGCCCAT TCGGTGACATTCAAGAAGACAAGTCGAGGACTGGCGCGTTCTTTGTGGTGgaagaacattaaaataactgtcattattgttattgttgtcata